In one Thermanaerovibrio velox DSM 12556 genomic region, the following are encoded:
- the gatB gene encoding Asp-tRNA(Asn)/Glu-tRNA(Gln) amidotransferase subunit GatB: MRQVVIGLEVHVQISTSTKLFCSCPVDYIGAVPNKNVCPLCLGLPGALPVPNRAALEASYLTAMALGCSVNSRIRFHRKNYFYPDLPKGYQISQYDLPIGVSGSIVLRDGKSVRIQRLHLEEDAGKLVHSAEDGRLGGASHSLVDYNRSGVPLMEIVSMPDMSSPGEAREYVERLRRLVRYLGVSDGDMEDGSLRVDANVSLCGEDGSLGTKVEIKNLNSLKALERALAYEIARQGELLDRGGRVIQETRHWDDAEGVTLGTRGKEEAHDYRYFPDPDLPPFEMADRDLERIRKQLPELPWEKEVRFAREYEISGDDLSVLLERRDVADFFEAAVAKGTRPRSAVNWIRMELLPMVEALGASSIGDLRVLPEDLWVLDLKVLKGELSPGAVKSILKCMLEDRCGPEDAIRKLGIGARLSGERLAELVDGVLAENGEVVEEILAGKDKKGAKERFLQGQVMRLAKGQADPAEVAQLIRGKLGVD; the protein is encoded by the coding sequence ATGAGGCAGGTTGTGATAGGACTGGAGGTTCACGTTCAGATATCCACCTCCACCAAGCTCTTCTGCTCCTGTCCGGTGGACTACATAGGTGCGGTACCCAACAAGAACGTGTGCCCCCTTTGCCTTGGTCTTCCTGGGGCCCTTCCGGTTCCGAACAGGGCGGCGTTGGAGGCATCGTATCTCACCGCCATGGCGCTGGGGTGTTCGGTTAACAGCAGGATTCGCTTCCACCGTAAGAACTACTTCTACCCGGATCTTCCAAAGGGTTATCAGATAAGCCAGTATGACCTGCCCATAGGGGTCAGCGGATCCATTGTGCTCCGTGACGGGAAGTCCGTGCGGATCCAGCGGCTTCACCTGGAGGAGGATGCGGGCAAGCTGGTTCACTCCGCCGAGGACGGCAGGCTTGGGGGTGCCAGCCACTCGCTGGTGGATTACAACCGTTCCGGGGTGCCCCTCATGGAGATAGTGTCCATGCCGGACATGAGCTCTCCCGGGGAGGCCAGGGAGTACGTGGAGCGGCTCAGGCGGTTGGTTCGGTACCTTGGTGTGTCCGATGGGGACATGGAGGACGGGTCATTGCGGGTGGATGCGAACGTGTCCTTGTGCGGTGAGGATGGTTCGTTGGGCACGAAGGTGGAGATAAAGAACTTGAACTCCCTCAAGGCCCTCGAGCGGGCCTTGGCCTATGAGATAGCCCGTCAGGGGGAGTTGCTGGACCGGGGAGGTCGGGTTATCCAGGAGACCCGTCACTGGGATGATGCAGAGGGGGTGACCCTGGGTACCAGGGGCAAGGAGGAGGCCCATGACTATCGTTACTTCCCGGATCCGGACCTTCCTCCCTTTGAGATGGCCGATAGGGATCTTGAGAGGATTAGGAAGCAGCTTCCGGAGCTCCCGTGGGAGAAGGAGGTTCGTTTTGCCAGGGAGTATGAGATAAGCGGGGATGACCTATCGGTGCTGTTGGAGCGAAGGGATGTGGCGGACTTCTTCGAGGCCGCGGTTGCTAAGGGGACCCGACCCAGGAGTGCCGTCAACTGGATAAGGATGGAGCTTTTGCCCATGGTTGAGGCATTGGGGGCGAGTTCCATAGGGGATCTTAGGGTTTTGCCCGAGGACCTTTGGGTCCTGGACCTTAAGGTTCTCAAGGGGGAGCTCTCTCCTGGGGCAGTGAAGTCCATATTGAAGTGCATGCTCGAGGATCGCTGTGGTCCGGAGGATGCGATAAGAAAGCTCGGTATAGGTGCCAGGTTGTCCGGGGAGCGTTTGGCGGAGCTGGTGGATGGTGTTTTAGCGGAAAATGGAGAGGTGGTAGAGGAGATCTTAGCTGGGAAGGACAAGAAGGGGGCCAAAGAGAGGTTTTTGCAGGGACAGGTTATGCGCCTGGCCAAGGGGCAGGCTGACCCCGCTGAGGTGGCCCAGTTGATAAGGGGTAAGCTTGGAGTAGATTAG
- the fusA gene encoding elongation factor G has protein sequence MGTRKPEDIRTVALLSHGGAGKTSLAEAMLFDAGLTTRMGKVEDKNTVSDFDAEEHKRQISIGTSLLTVPYKGKTLYVLDTPGFSDFQGEQICALKVVDSAVILVSGVHGVEVQTQRCWEGAEAEGIPVVFYVSKMDREHADYDKVVGELKESFSDRVAPLFVPIGQEASFKGIVDVLSLKAYTYKGDGSKSFEVGDVPADLKDKVSGLRDSLVERVVEADDELMMRYLDGEEISYEELVPALRKAVRERMVFPVIPGSSTVNVGVVQFLDILADVLPSPLEMSPRKMVKPDGSEALLPPDPSGPFYAMCFKVMVDPYVGKLSFIRVFSGRNTADHGVFNVNRGEEDRVSAFRLMKGKEGEDVKEVVTGDIVAIPKLEKAQVGDTLSIKGQDMKFPPISFPKPVYSVAVTPKSRADEDKLGNAIHKMLDEDRTLSFTKNPETGDSVLSGMGDLHIDIVLSKIKDRYKVELDTKTPKVPYREAIKKSAKAQGKYKKQTGGRGQYGDVWFELSPGERGSGIVFLDRIVGGVVPKNFIPAAEKGLREAAAKGVLAGYPAVDFVCALYDGSYHDVDSSEMAFKIAASMAFKKAFMDASPVLLEPIMNVEVTVPEECLGDVMGDFNGRRGRIMGIDSNGKLQVVKAQCPLAEMFRYAIILRSMTSGRGTFTMDFSHYEEVPSEIAKKVIAAAAAERKEEEE, from the coding sequence ATGGGGACAAGGAAACCTGAGGACATCCGGACCGTAGCGCTATTATCCCATGGTGGTGCAGGGAAGACCTCCCTGGCCGAGGCTATGCTCTTCGACGCGGGCTTGACAACCCGGATGGGGAAAGTGGAGGACAAGAACACGGTCTCCGACTTCGACGCGGAGGAGCACAAGCGTCAGATATCCATAGGGACCTCTCTTCTCACGGTGCCGTACAAGGGCAAGACCCTTTACGTGCTGGACACCCCAGGGTTCTCGGACTTCCAGGGTGAGCAGATTTGCGCCTTGAAGGTGGTGGACTCGGCGGTCATCCTGGTAAGCGGGGTTCACGGCGTGGAGGTTCAGACCCAGAGGTGCTGGGAAGGGGCTGAAGCGGAGGGAATACCGGTTGTCTTCTATGTGAGCAAGATGGATCGGGAGCACGCGGATTACGATAAGGTTGTGGGGGAGCTCAAGGAGTCCTTTTCGGACCGGGTAGCTCCCCTTTTTGTTCCCATAGGTCAGGAGGCGTCGTTTAAGGGTATAGTGGACGTTCTCTCCCTCAAGGCTTACACGTACAAAGGTGATGGCAGCAAGTCCTTTGAGGTTGGGGATGTCCCGGCGGACCTGAAGGACAAGGTCTCCGGTCTGAGGGATTCGTTGGTTGAGCGAGTGGTTGAGGCGGACGATGAGCTTATGATGCGCTACCTGGACGGGGAGGAGATCTCCTACGAGGAGCTGGTGCCCGCCTTGAGGAAGGCGGTCCGGGAGCGCATGGTGTTCCCGGTCATACCTGGTTCCAGCACTGTTAACGTTGGGGTTGTTCAGTTCCTGGATATCCTGGCGGATGTTTTGCCTTCTCCGCTGGAGATGTCTCCCCGGAAGATGGTAAAACCCGATGGCTCCGAGGCCTTGCTGCCCCCTGATCCGTCAGGTCCGTTCTATGCCATGTGTTTTAAGGTGATGGTGGATCCCTACGTGGGGAAGCTTTCCTTCATAAGGGTGTTTTCCGGGAGGAACACTGCGGATCACGGGGTCTTTAACGTCAACCGCGGCGAGGAGGACAGGGTTAGCGCCTTCCGTCTCATGAAGGGCAAGGAAGGGGAGGACGTTAAGGAGGTTGTCACGGGGGATATCGTGGCCATACCTAAGCTTGAGAAGGCTCAGGTTGGGGATACCCTGAGCATCAAGGGTCAGGACATGAAGTTCCCTCCCATAAGCTTCCCCAAGCCGGTTTACAGCGTGGCGGTAACCCCCAAGAGCCGGGCGGATGAGGACAAGCTTGGCAACGCCATCCATAAGATGCTGGACGAGGACAGGACCTTGAGCTTCACCAAGAACCCTGAGACTGGGGATTCCGTGCTGTCTGGCATGGGGGATTTGCACATAGACATAGTCCTTTCCAAGATAAAGGACCGTTACAAGGTTGAGTTGGACACCAAGACCCCCAAGGTGCCCTATCGGGAGGCCATAAAGAAGAGCGCCAAGGCCCAGGGTAAGTATAAGAAGCAGACCGGTGGGCGCGGGCAGTACGGGGATGTATGGTTTGAGCTTTCCCCTGGGGAGAGGGGATCTGGCATAGTGTTCCTGGACCGGATAGTCGGAGGTGTGGTTCCTAAGAACTTCATACCCGCGGCGGAGAAGGGTCTGCGGGAGGCGGCCGCGAAGGGGGTCTTGGCGGGGTATCCTGCGGTGGACTTCGTTTGTGCCCTGTACGATGGTTCCTACCACGACGTGGACTCCTCCGAAATGGCGTTTAAGATAGCGGCTTCCATGGCGTTCAAGAAGGCGTTCATGGATGCTTCCCCGGTGTTGTTGGAGCCCATCATGAACGTGGAGGTTACGGTTCCTGAGGAGTGTCTTGGTGACGTCATGGGTGACTTCAACGGCCGCAGGGGCAGGATAATGGGGATAGACAGCAACGGTAAGCTCCAGGTGGTGAAGGCCCAGTGTCCGCTGGCGGAGATGTTCCGTTACGCCATAATCCTCAGATCCATGACCAGCGGCCGGGGCACCTTTACCATGGACTTCTCCCATTACGAGGAAGTTCCTTCCGAGATCGCCAAGAAGGTCATAGCCGCAGCGGCGGCGGAGAGGAAGGAAGAGGAGGAATAG
- a CDS encoding S-layer homology domain-containing protein, whose translation MKKSFAILAAALLVAFAAPAFAANPFMDVPMNHWAYDAVSQLASKGVISGYPDGSFKGGQPATRYEMASIVARALAKVDLDKASKQDVEMLKKLVVEFKDELDALGVKVDKLDSRVAVLEKDLGGWSLSGELRFDAKFANENETKYDFDGKNEFDLNRYRLWIKKRINETTTFTSRLGKVATKNNTGESEYDSVAWEQYFVTTKLPYHITMTVGLQNIDWEDERGLYVDNEAFVGDWDLKGFRFQRSFGMVDFDAFVAHQDDDTASVDEYFMYGARMDFNFNEQFRLGLMGVWRSYDFAEDRRGDGPGGTLDRIGLQDVYGADMEFKFNPSVSLKGVYYKQSLWKQRNATLDNDSPAAYKVILDAKQDLLKFTSLWLEYAKIDDAFVMTKDRSSSAYSNYGAEVLFNRGPDSRDGDTTVFFARADQKWDDKWSTFQRYVRASFNDPSTPNLDDTKNYTFGIVYQLNRAVKIEATYDNIDYGTGGGSGKNEGDDHLVRLRTQVVF comes from the coding sequence ATGAAGAAGAGCTTTGCGATTCTCGCTGCCGCTCTGTTGGTGGCCTTTGCGGCCCCTGCTTTCGCGGCCAACCCGTTCATGGACGTTCCTATGAACCACTGGGCTTACGATGCGGTGAGTCAGCTGGCTTCCAAGGGCGTGATCTCCGGCTATCCCGATGGTTCCTTCAAGGGCGGTCAGCCCGCCACTCGTTACGAGATGGCTTCCATCGTGGCCCGGGCGCTCGCCAAGGTTGACCTTGACAAGGCCAGCAAGCAGGACGTGGAGATGCTGAAGAAGCTGGTCGTGGAGTTCAAGGACGAGCTGGACGCCCTCGGCGTTAAGGTGGACAAGCTCGACAGCCGCGTGGCGGTGCTTGAGAAGGACCTGGGCGGCTGGAGCCTCTCCGGTGAGCTCCGTTTCGATGCCAAGTTCGCCAACGAGAACGAAACCAAGTACGATTTCGACGGCAAGAACGAGTTCGACCTGAACCGTTACCGCCTCTGGATCAAGAAGCGGATCAACGAGACCACCACCTTCACCTCCAGGCTCGGCAAGGTGGCGACGAAGAACAACACTGGCGAGTCCGAGTATGACAGCGTCGCCTGGGAACAGTACTTTGTTACCACCAAGCTGCCCTACCACATCACCATGACCGTGGGTCTCCAGAACATCGACTGGGAGGACGAGAGGGGTCTCTATGTTGATAACGAGGCCTTCGTGGGCGACTGGGATCTCAAGGGCTTCCGGTTCCAGAGGAGCTTCGGCATGGTGGACTTTGATGCCTTTGTGGCCCATCAGGACGATGACACCGCTTCCGTGGATGAGTACTTCATGTACGGTGCTCGGATGGACTTCAACTTCAACGAGCAGTTCCGGCTGGGCCTCATGGGGGTTTGGCGCAGCTATGATTTTGCGGAAGATCGAAGGGGAGATGGCCCCGGTGGGACGCTAGATAGGATTGGCCTCCAGGACGTCTATGGTGCTGACATGGAGTTCAAGTTCAATCCCTCGGTGTCCTTGAAAGGAGTCTACTACAAACAAAGCCTGTGGAAGCAACGTAATGCGACGTTGGATAACGACAGCCCCGCGGCCTACAAGGTCATCCTGGACGCCAAGCAGGATCTCCTGAAGTTCACCAGCCTGTGGCTCGAGTACGCCAAGATCGATGATGCGTTTGTGATGACCAAGGATCGCAGCAGCAGTGCTTACAGCAACTATGGGGCAGAGGTCTTGTTTAACCGGGGACCCGATTCTAGGGATGGTGACACCACCGTGTTCTTCGCCCGGGCGGATCAGAAGTGGGACGACAAGTGGAGCACCTTCCAGAGATATGTTAGAGCTAGTTTTAATGATCCTAGCACTCCTAATCTTGATGACACCAAGAACTATACGTTCGGTATAGTTTACCAGCTCAACCGGGCGGTAAAGATTGAAGCTACCTATGACAACATAGACTATGGTACCGGGGGCGGGAGTGGTAAAAACGAGGGGGACGATCATTTGGTACGATTGAGGACCCAGGTTGTTTTCTAG
- the gltA gene encoding NADPH-dependent glutamate synthase has translation MALIKPKTKTPIKEQDPKERCSNFQEVCLGYTLEEGVEEANRCLQCKNAPCIKGCPVAIDIPGFIKAVAESDMPRAAEILCSYTNLPAVCGRVCPQENQCEGVCTLGKVPGFEPVAIGKLERLVADWKYQNQPSSPKPQKGPSKGRIAVIGSGPSGLTLAGDMAKRGYEVVIFEALHAAGGVLVYGIPEFRLPKKIVEMEIGALKDLGVQIVTNAVVGKSVEIKELLEQFDGIYIAVGAGAPHFQGIPGTTLNGVYSASEYLTRINLMHAYEFPDFDTPTKRSKRVVVVGGGNVAMDAARSARRLGAEEVQVVYRRSLKELPARIEEYHHAVEEGIIFNWLTNPVEYIGNAEGQLIGVKCIRMELGEPDASGRRRPVPVPGSEFVIEADTAIEAIGQGANKVLLSTFPELKLNKWGYIEADPKTGATSVPGVYAGGDIVTGAATVILAMGAGKDAAEAMDKYISQKKDNA, from the coding sequence ATGGCTCTGATCAAACCCAAGACCAAAACCCCCATAAAGGAACAGGACCCCAAGGAACGGTGCTCCAACTTCCAGGAGGTGTGTCTAGGATACACCCTGGAGGAGGGGGTGGAAGAGGCCAACCGCTGCCTCCAGTGCAAGAACGCCCCGTGCATAAAAGGCTGCCCGGTGGCCATAGACATCCCAGGATTCATAAAGGCAGTGGCCGAGTCGGACATGCCCAGGGCGGCGGAGATCCTATGCAGCTACACTAACCTGCCCGCAGTTTGCGGAAGGGTATGCCCCCAGGAGAACCAGTGCGAAGGGGTCTGCACCCTGGGCAAGGTCCCGGGGTTCGAACCAGTTGCCATAGGCAAGCTGGAAAGGCTCGTGGCGGACTGGAAGTATCAAAACCAGCCCTCATCTCCCAAACCCCAAAAAGGACCTTCCAAAGGACGAATCGCAGTCATAGGATCCGGACCGTCAGGCCTTACGTTGGCAGGGGACATGGCCAAGAGGGGATACGAGGTGGTGATCTTCGAGGCCCTGCATGCCGCCGGCGGGGTCCTGGTCTACGGCATACCGGAGTTCCGACTCCCCAAGAAGATAGTGGAGATGGAGATCGGAGCCCTTAAGGACCTGGGGGTCCAGATAGTAACCAACGCGGTGGTGGGCAAGAGCGTGGAGATCAAGGAACTGCTTGAGCAGTTCGACGGGATCTACATAGCCGTCGGAGCCGGAGCACCTCATTTCCAGGGGATACCGGGCACCACGCTAAACGGGGTCTACTCCGCAAGCGAATACCTAACCAGAATAAACCTGATGCACGCCTATGAGTTCCCCGACTTTGACACCCCAACCAAGAGGTCCAAGAGGGTCGTGGTGGTAGGAGGGGGAAACGTGGCCATGGATGCCGCCAGATCCGCAAGACGCCTAGGCGCTGAAGAGGTCCAGGTGGTATATAGAAGGTCCCTAAAGGAGCTACCCGCCAGGATCGAGGAGTACCACCATGCGGTGGAAGAGGGGATAATCTTCAACTGGCTCACCAACCCGGTGGAGTACATTGGGAACGCCGAGGGACAGCTTATAGGGGTTAAATGCATCCGGATGGAACTTGGGGAGCCGGACGCCTCGGGACGCAGGCGTCCCGTGCCAGTACCGGGCAGCGAGTTCGTCATAGAGGCTGACACCGCCATCGAGGCCATAGGCCAGGGAGCAAACAAGGTGCTTTTATCCACCTTCCCGGAGCTCAAGCTTAACAAGTGGGGCTACATAGAGGCGGACCCCAAGACCGGCGCCACTTCCGTGCCAGGCGTATACGCGGGGGGCGATATAGTAACCGGTGCCGCCACGGTCATCCTCGCCATGGGAGCCGGCAAGGACGCCGCAGAGGCCATGGACAAGTACATATCCCAAAAGAAGGACAATGCTTAA
- a CDS encoding sulfide/dihydroorotate dehydrogenase-like FAD/NAD-binding protein: MYAIVSKRRIAPKEYDVWVEAPMVARHAKPGQFVVVRPHEKGERIPLTIADFNEDKGLVRLIFQVVGKSTAFMASLNEGDKLADVSGPLGTPSEIHNFGTVMMVGGGVGIAALFPILRALKKAGNRTVTILGGRTSDLVIMKDECAQWSDRLIVTTDDGSEGMKGLVTDAMKLVAGEEKIDQCWAIGPSIMMKFCSLTAQDLNIPIWVSLNPLMVDGTGMCGCCRVTVDDKIRFACVDGPEFDGTKVNWDEFLNRLKQYKDEERISIERYEQEVGDLSWL; this comes from the coding sequence ATGTACGCCATAGTATCCAAAAGGCGCATAGCACCCAAGGAGTACGACGTTTGGGTTGAAGCGCCTATGGTGGCACGGCACGCAAAGCCGGGGCAGTTCGTGGTGGTAAGGCCTCACGAAAAGGGAGAGCGCATCCCTCTCACAATAGCGGACTTCAACGAGGACAAAGGGCTTGTAAGGCTTATCTTCCAGGTGGTAGGCAAGTCCACCGCCTTCATGGCTTCCCTCAACGAAGGAGACAAACTGGCGGACGTGTCCGGACCGCTAGGCACGCCAAGCGAGATCCACAACTTCGGCACCGTCATGATGGTGGGGGGAGGGGTTGGGATAGCCGCCCTGTTCCCCATACTAAGGGCACTTAAAAAGGCGGGCAACAGGACTGTAACCATACTGGGAGGCAGGACCTCCGATCTGGTCATAATGAAGGACGAGTGCGCCCAGTGGTCCGACAGGCTCATCGTAACCACCGACGACGGCTCCGAGGGCATGAAGGGACTCGTTACCGACGCCATGAAGCTGGTGGCAGGGGAGGAAAAGATAGATCAGTGCTGGGCAATAGGGCCTTCCATAATGATGAAGTTCTGCTCCCTCACCGCCCAAGACCTTAACATCCCCATATGGGTCTCCCTGAACCCCTTGATGGTGGACGGCACCGGCATGTGCGGATGCTGCAGGGTCACCGTGGACGACAAGATTCGTTTCGCCTGCGTGGACGGCCCGGAGTTCGACGGGACCAAGGTCAACTGGGACGAGTTCCTGAACAGGCTCAAGCAGTACAAGGACGAGGAAAGGATATCCATTGAGAGATACGAGCAGGAGGTAGGTGACCTATCATGGCTCTGA
- a CDS encoding glutaredoxin domain-containing protein, translated as MGVKVFSTKTCPWCVKAKDYLRSLNVAFEDVDVSANREAAMEMVKATKQMGVPVIQVGEKYIVGFDQGAIDKALRDAGLL; from the coding sequence ATGGGTGTTAAGGTTTTCTCCACCAAGACTTGCCCTTGGTGTGTTAAGGCCAAGGATTACCTCAGGTCCCTTAACGTGGCCTTTGAGGATGTGGACGTAAGTGCCAATCGGGAGGCTGCCATGGAGATGGTGAAGGCCACAAAGCAAATGGGGGTTCCGGTTATACAGGTGGGGGAGAAGTACATAGTTGGATTTGACCAGGGGGCTATAGACAAGGCCCTTAGGGACGCGGGGCTTCTATAG
- a CDS encoding dihydroneopterin aldolase: MLTTMTIKGIHFHAFHGALEVERELGQVLEIDLSLSYDVEPKDLDSEKVPPVADASVYEIVQKVVMTTKFKAMEGLALEIARRLIKAYGVVELVTVVIRRRQLFIPGDVQSAEVEITVDREDLGE, from the coding sequence ATGCTTACCACCATGACGATCAAGGGCATACATTTCCACGCGTTTCATGGGGCCCTGGAGGTGGAAAGGGAGCTGGGACAGGTTTTGGAGATAGACCTGAGCCTGTCATATGACGTTGAGCCCAAGGATCTTGACAGTGAGAAGGTACCTCCTGTGGCGGATGCGTCGGTTTATGAGATAGTCCAGAAGGTGGTGATGACCACCAAGTTTAAAGCGATGGAAGGGTTGGCCTTGGAGATAGCCCGCAGGCTGATCAAGGCCTACGGCGTGGTGGAGCTTGTGACGGTCGTAATAAGGCGTCGGCAGCTCTTCATCCCCGGGGACGTCCAGTCCGCTGAGGTTGAGATAACCGTAGATCGAGAGGACCTTGGGGAGTAG
- a CDS encoding glucose-6-phosphate isomerase, which translates to MGSSLKFALGAVWGKDLPSGEVLSSLKSRVLSAFHDLVNRKDPSWLGWMDLPDQEVDGVMEAADWLRGFDAFVQVGIGGSALGNLMLHQALIGDIEMKTAKPCFYLADNPDPMKLQEMWKDLEGRRFALVGVSKSGSTAETTSQFMWFLDKLKGSYDSVLLITDPEGGIFRKFVNETGCRSLPLRSDVGGRYSVLSPVGLLSAAALGIPVDQLLEGARAMRDGLISQGDFDRNPAMRLAACHLYHEISQRPMAVMMPYSSRLERFSEWFAQLWGESLGKEGRGTTPIRALGAIDQHSQVQLYMEGPDDKFFTIIDVAFPQDVAIPQASSEALKSLDYLAGKGLGEMLRKEAMATASALAGAGRPVMWIQMERLDPRSLGELIFFYQFTTAITGLAMGVNPFDQPGVEQGKRYTYGLMGRPGFEEEAERAERAFDVISSEVL; encoded by the coding sequence ATGGGGTCGTCCCTTAAGTTTGCCTTAGGGGCTGTTTGGGGAAAGGACCTTCCATCCGGGGAGGTCCTTTCATCCCTTAAGTCCCGGGTGTTGTCGGCTTTTCATGATCTGGTGAACCGCAAGGACCCCTCTTGGCTCGGTTGGATGGACCTACCGGATCAGGAGGTAGACGGTGTAATGGAGGCCGCCGATTGGCTAAGGGGATTCGATGCCTTTGTCCAGGTGGGCATAGGTGGATCCGCGCTGGGTAACCTGATGCTCCATCAGGCCCTTATCGGGGATATTGAGATGAAAACGGCGAAGCCGTGCTTCTACCTGGCGGACAACCCCGATCCCATGAAGCTCCAAGAGATGTGGAAGGACCTAGAGGGGCGCCGTTTCGCCCTGGTGGGGGTGAGCAAGTCCGGTTCGACCGCGGAGACCACGTCCCAGTTCATGTGGTTCCTCGATAAGCTCAAAGGCTCCTACGATTCGGTGCTCCTGATAACCGACCCGGAGGGCGGGATCTTCAGGAAGTTCGTTAACGAGACCGGCTGTAGGAGTCTACCCTTGAGGTCCGACGTTGGAGGGCGCTATTCAGTGCTTAGCCCAGTGGGACTTTTGTCCGCCGCAGCCCTGGGGATTCCGGTAGATCAGCTGTTGGAGGGTGCTAGGGCCATGAGGGACGGCCTTATTTCCCAAGGGGACTTTGATCGTAATCCCGCCATGAGGCTCGCGGCCTGTCATCTGTACCATGAAATCTCCCAACGCCCCATGGCGGTGATGATGCCATATTCCAGCAGGCTTGAGCGTTTTTCCGAGTGGTTTGCCCAGCTGTGGGGGGAGAGCTTGGGCAAGGAGGGACGAGGTACCACTCCTATAAGGGCCCTTGGGGCGATCGATCAGCACTCCCAGGTGCAGCTGTACATGGAAGGCCCGGATGACAAGTTCTTCACCATCATCGACGTGGCTTTCCCGCAGGATGTGGCGATCCCGCAAGCTTCTTCCGAGGCCCTCAAATCCCTGGATTACCTGGCGGGCAAGGGCCTTGGCGAGATGCTTCGCAAAGAGGCCATGGCCACCGCTTCCGCCCTGGCCGGAGCGGGTCGTCCGGTCATGTGGATTCAGATGGAGCGTCTGGATCCAAGGTCCCTTGGAGAGCTCATCTTCTTCTACCAGTTCACCACCGCCATAACCGGTTTGGCCATGGGCGTAAACCCCTTTGACCAACCTGGGGTTGAGCAGGGTAAGCGATACACCTACGGTCTCATGGGGCGCCCTGGTTTTGAGGAAGAAGCCGAGAGGGCTGAAAGGGCCTTTGATGTCATAAGCTCCGAGGTGCTGTGA
- the glsA gene encoding glutaminase A — MNTEVLNGRLEPHGDGELISKVLETVVEQVRPCTSRGSVATYIPELGKQDKGLLGIAMASVQGDVWVAGDWDSPFTMQSISKVVSLGLALTEMGEERVFSRVGVDPTADPFNSIMRLEMVAPHRPQNPLINAGAIVTLSLLPYPDSHSRFAAVRDLARRLTGAMDLDMDEAVYVSERDTSDRNRALAYFLRSVGALEGDIEDILDSYFRQCSLRVNAKDLAVMGVTLASGGVNPFSGERVLSSKVCRIMRALMATCGLYDGSGEFAVRVGVPAKSGVGGGIVASVPMRYGIGTFGPALDPKGNSLGGIMMLERISKELSLRVL; from the coding sequence ATGAATACCGAGGTTTTAAACGGAAGGTTGGAGCCCCATGGGGATGGGGAGTTGATAAGCAAGGTCCTTGAGACCGTGGTCGAGCAGGTTCGTCCTTGCACTTCCCGCGGAAGCGTGGCCACGTATATACCGGAGCTTGGCAAGCAGGATAAAGGGCTTTTGGGGATAGCCATGGCATCGGTTCAGGGAGACGTGTGGGTGGCCGGTGACTGGGACAGCCCCTTCACCATGCAGTCCATATCCAAGGTTGTATCCCTTGGGCTTGCCCTAACCGAGATGGGGGAGGAAAGGGTGTTCTCCCGGGTGGGGGTTGATCCCACCGCCGACCCCTTCAACTCCATCATGAGGCTTGAGATGGTGGCTCCCCATAGGCCCCAGAACCCCCTTATAAACGCCGGGGCCATCGTGACGCTTTCGCTGCTCCCGTATCCAGATTCGCATTCCCGCTTTGCCGCCGTGAGGGATCTTGCAAGGCGACTCACCGGGGCTATGGATCTGGACATGGACGAAGCGGTTTACGTTTCCGAGAGGGATACCAGCGACAGGAACAGGGCTTTGGCCTATTTTCTGCGGAGCGTAGGGGCCCTTGAGGGGGATATTGAGGACATATTGGACAGCTACTTTAGACAGTGCAGCCTACGGGTTAACGCTAAGGACTTGGCGGTCATGGGGGTTACCCTGGCTTCCGGGGGCGTTAACCCCTTCTCTGGGGAGCGGGTTTTATCCTCAAAGGTTTGCAGGATCATGAGGGCCCTCATGGCCACCTGCGGGCTGTACGACGGTTCCGGAGAGTTCGCGGTTCGAGTGGGGGTGCCCGCGAAGAGCGGTGTGGGAGGGGGCATCGTGGCCTCGGTCCCCATGCGATACGGCATAGGGACCTTTGGTCCCGCCCTTGACCCCAAGGGTAACTCCCTCGGGGGGATAATGATGTTGGAGAGGATATCCAAGGAGCTCTCCCTTCGGGTCCTGTAA